One Melitaea cinxia chromosome 20, ilMelCinx1.1, whole genome shotgun sequence DNA segment encodes these proteins:
- the LOC123663381 gene encoding uncharacterized protein LOC123663381 has product METQFQLLFDKMKLEMQKQSEVITESITKNIMSRLDEKLTPIIEENKNLKLKIESQAKEIEYLKREKRNNNIIIFGVEEIEKSTLELMDMITKTFKSDINIDIEENAINNLYRLGKKSIEGNKPRPVFCSFVNAWKKNEIMKNKKHLKEIYVTEDYPKEVLAKRKALQAELVEERKKGKIAFLKYDRLVVKEIETNNEKRKRETSSSPHSSDIQPKKQQATVPFKANRTNAFDLMRMRSNSLTNAPTNKQQ; this is encoded by the coding sequence ATGGAAACACAATTCCAACTTTTGTTCGATAAAATGAAACTAGAAATGCAAAAACAATCTGAGGTAATTACTGAATCCATTACGAAGAACATTATGTCTAGACTGGATGAAAAATTAACACCGATAatagaagaaaacaaaaacttaaagcTAAAAATAGAATCCCAGGCGAAagaaatagaatatttaaaaagagaaaaaagaaataacaatataattatatttggtGTGGAAGAAATAGAAAAATCAACATTAGAATTAATGGATATGATAACTAAAACATTCAAAAGCgacataaatattgatatcgAAGAAAATGCAATAAACAATTTGTACCGATTAGGAAAAAAAAGTATAGAAGGTAACAAACCGAGGCCAGTCTTCTGTTCTTTCGTTAACGCATGGAAAAAgaatgaaataatgaaaaacaaaaaacaccTTAAGGAGATATACGTCACTGAAGACTACCCAAAGGAAGTTCTGGCGAAAAGGAAGGCGTTGCAGGCGGAGTTGGTAGAAGAAAGGAAAAAGGGGAAAATAGCGTTTTTGAAATATGATAGACTTGTAGTAAAGGAAATTGAAACAAacaacgaaaaaagaaaacgGGAAACTTCTTCTTCACCACATTCTTCGGATATTCAACCTAAAAAACAGCAAGCCACCGTACCCTTTAAGGCCAATAGAACAAACGCATTTGATTTGATGAGAATGAGATCTAACTCTCTTACTAACGCCCCTACAAACAAGCAACAGTAG